A window of Apium graveolens cultivar Ventura chromosome 8, ASM990537v1, whole genome shotgun sequence contains these coding sequences:
- the LOC141679007 gene encoding uncharacterized protein LOC141679007, whose protein sequence is MDSNGKDYVSDKSDVKSNALSDVDSKTTSLLDADRKDEEEDETTTLLVPPRRGGLSRKVEKSQRKVMWNDNNGNKLAQVLEYQPSDVSDSDEEESDSCFCRIM, encoded by the exons ATGGATAGTAATGGGAAAGATTATGTTAGTGATAAAAGTGATGTTAAGAGTAATGCATTGAGTGACGTGGACTCGAAAACGACTAGTTTGCTTGATGCAGATAGGAAGGATGAGGAGGAAGACGAGACGACTACATTGTTGGTTCCTCCTCGGAGAGGTGGGTTGTCCAGGaaggtggagaaatcacagagGAAAGTAATGTGGAATGATAATAATGGGAATAAGCTTGCTCAAGTACTCGAATATCAACCAAG TGACGTAAGTGACTCTGATGAGGAGGAATCAGACTCTTGCTTCTGTAGAATAATGTAG
- the LOC141676608 gene encoding heterogeneous nuclear ribonucleoprotein 1-like, with the protein MDSDQGKLFIGGISWETDEQKLKDYFGNYGEVLLTSVMKDKITGKPRGFGFVVFADPSVLDTVLQEKHVIDGRMVEPKRAMSREEQQVSKVGNPSSGRSYGGGDVRTKKIFVGGLPPTLSEDEFRQYFESYGQVTDVVVMYDQQTNRPRGFGFISFDTEDAVDRVLHKTFHDLNGKQVEVKRALPRDSNAGGGGGRGMGGGASRGGGGYPSYGASGGNLSSYEGRDSSRYMQSQNTGSGYPSYGSSGYGASNNWYGPGGNGAGSGGYGSYGGANPGYGGPTGGPYGNPNVPNTGYGSYGSGPAGASRNAYGAHASSGYGNTQWGASGGSNGGPGGAPVSAPTGQSPSGSTAYGNQGYGYGGYGGADGSYGNPAAYGAVGGRPGGAPNSGLSAGGDVQSSGGGYMGGNYGDPTGNSGYGNQGWRSEPAQGAGSYGAPNAGLAGYGGGYGAQQQ; encoded by the exons ATGGATTCAGATCAAGGGAAGCTATTCATTGGTGGGATATCATGGGAGACTGATGAACAGAAGCTCAAGGATTATTTTGGGAATTATGGGGAGGTTTTGTTGACTTCTGTTATGAAGGACAAGATTACTGGCAAGCCTAGAGGTTTTGGCTTCGTTGTCTTTGCAGATCCTTCTGTTCTTGATACTGTTCTTCAGGAGAAGCATGTTATTGATGGCAGGATG GTTGAGCCTAAGAGGGCAATGTCAAGGGAAGAACAGCAGGTTTCAAAGGTAGGGAACCCAAGTTCTGGTAGAAGCTATGGGGGTGGTGATGTTAGGACTAAGAAGATTTTTGTTGGGGGCTTACCTCCTACATTGAGCGAAGATGAATTTCGTCAGTATTTTGAGAGCTATGGACAAGTTACTGATGTGGTTGTTATGTATGACCAGCAGACTAATCGTCCACGTGGATTTGGGTTTATTTCCTTTGATACTGAAGATGCAGTTGATCGTGTTCTGCACAAAACCTTCCATGATTTGAACGGTAAGCAAGTTGAAGTTAAAAGAGCTCTTCCCAGAGACTCCAATGCTGGTGGTGGTGGAGGTCGTGGTATGGGCGGAGGTGCAAGTCGTGGTGGTGGAGGTTATCCGAGCTATGGTGCATCTGGTGGCAATCTAAGTTCATATGAAGGCCGTGATTCTAGTAGATACATGCAGTCTCAGAATACTGGTAGTGGTTATCCATCATATGGATCCTCTGGATATGGTGCATCTAATAACTGGTATGGACCTGGTGGTAACGGTGCTGGTTCTGGTGGATATGGTAGTTATGGTGGTGCGAATCCTGGCTATGGTGGTCCTACTGGAGGCCCCTATGGAAATCCTAACGTCCCGAATACTGGATATGGTTCTTATGGAAGTGGTCCAGCGGGGGCTTCAAGGAATGCATATGGTGCTCATGCCTCTTCTGGATATGGTAATACTCAGTGGGGTGCTTCGGGTGGCTCAAATGGCGGGCCTGGAGGTGCACCTGTTTCAGCACCCACAGGTCAATCTCCTAGTGGATCTACTGCCTATGGGAATCAAGGTTATGGCTATGGTGGATATGGTGGAGCGGATGGGTCATATGGTAACCCAGCTGCATATGGTGCTGTTGGGGGTCGGCCAGGTGGTGCCCCAAATAGCGGTTTATCTGCTGGCGGCGATGTGCAATCAAGTGGTGGAGGCTACATGGGTGGTAATTATGGTGATCCAACCGGGAATTCAGGATACGGAAATCAAGGATGGAGATCTGAACCCGCACAAGGTGCTGGAAGTTATGGGGCACCTAATGCTGGGCTAGCTGGATATGGCGGTGGTTATGGTGCACAGCAGCAGTAA